A part of Saccharomyces paradoxus chromosome I, complete sequence genomic DNA contains:
- the NTG1 gene encoding bifunctional N-glycosylase/AP lyase NTG1 (DNA N-glycosylase and apurinic/apyrimidinic (AP) lyase~similar to YAL015C), whose translation MQKICKYSSMAILRKRPLLKTETGSESEFFPQKRTKIKQEEVIPQPVDINWVKSLPNKQYFEWIVVRNGNVPNRWATPLDPSIFLTPTSTKVPYKFQETYARMRVLRSKILAPVDIIGGSSVPVTVASKCGISKDQISPRDYRLQVLLGVMLSSQTKDEVTAMAMLNIMQYCIEELHIEEGMTLEGVLQINETKLDELIHSVGFHTRKAKYILSTCKILRDQYSGDVPATINELLALPGVGPKMAYLTLQKAWGKIEGICVDVHVDRLTKLWKWVDPQKCKTPDQTRTQLQNWLPKGLWTEINGLLVGFGQIITKSRNLGDMLKFLPSNDLRNSLDWDLQSQLYKEIQQNIMSYPKWVKYLEGKPELDVGAEIDVEHEEKTNEETVVKLEDDIPVKGED comes from the coding sequence atgcaaAAGATTTGTAAATACTCATCCATGGCTATTTTAAGGAAAAGACCGCTGCTAAAGACTGAAACTGGGTCAGAATCGGAATTTTTCCCTCAGAAAAGGACCAAAATCAAGCAAGAAGAGGTTATCCCTCAACCCGTAGATATCAACTGGGTCAAGTCGTTACCAAATAAGCAATACTTCGAATGGATTGTGGTTAGAAACGGAAATGTACCTAACAGATGGGCCACACCATTGGACCCCTCGATCTTTCTCACCCCAACCTCGACGAAGGTCCCCTACAAGTTTCAAGAAACATATGCTAGAATGCGAGTGCTGAGGTCTAAGATTCTAGCGCCTGTCGATATAATTGGCGGCTCATCCGTTCCCGTGACGGTAGCCTCTAAGTGTGGTATCTCGAAAGACCAAATATCACCGAGGGACTACAGATTACAAGTACTTCTTGGGGTGATGCTCTCATCGCAGACAAAGGATGAAGTAACCGCAATGGCAATGCTTAACATAATGCAGTATTGCATAGAAGAACTGCATATCGAAGAAGGTATGACATTGGAGGGAGTTTTGCAAATCAATGAGACCAAACTAGACGAACTGATTCATTCAGTTGGGTTCCACACAAGAAAGGCCAAATATATCTTGTCTACCTGCAAAATCCTTCGAGATCAATATTCAGGTGATGTTCCAGCTACGATTAATGAATTGTTGGCCCTGCCCGGTGTGGGGCCCAAGATGGCTTATTTGACATTACAAAAGGCATGGGGCAAGATTGAAGGTATTTGCGTTGACGTTCATGTGGATAGATTGACCAAGCTTTGGAAATGGGTAGATCCGCAAAAATGCAAGACCCCAGATCAGACAAGAACTCAATTACAAAACTGGCTACCTAAGGGGCTTTGGACAGAAATAAATGGGTTGCTGGTTGGATTCGGGCAAATAATCACTAAATCGAGGAATCTTGGTGACATGTTAAAATTCTTGCCATCGAATGATCTCAGGAACTCCTTGGATTGGGATTTGCAGTCTCAATTATACAAGGAAATCCAGCAGAATATTATGAGTTATCCTAAATGGGTAAAATACCTGGAAGGGAAACCTGAATTGGATGTGGGTGCGGAAATTGATGTCGAACACGAGGAGAAaacaaatgaagaaactgTGGTCAAGTTGGAAGATGATATTCCTGTTAAAGGAGAGGACTAA
- the LDS1 gene encoding Lds1p (Protein Involved in spore wall assembly~similar to YAL018C), which translates to MSFTGSLALAGIGGLVYKFGGGQSYEKLPYVNTPFNQYLDKVYKKHLNKVMSRTRYVLMNFFKDAFTGGAFMYPFKGFLEFNTNKSSYSTTMLGILSGYLIMFALVSFVYWATITPMYTAFLIVLGPIGLFIAIFHSFLQANVFTLLFMRLSHFNNHLVEVCLEKNGLEEDFSDKKPIKYYVPINSIYFWAYYFPFKLVKYMLGLAVLSVLLVISFFPLVGPILFHILISPFITQIYFTKVLRLQNFDNIQRRENIYLHAGQYASFGFLAGLIESVPILAGFAISTNTIGSVLFNLDHPMIPETVVETQVEIEAVPQETNEQVNQ; encoded by the coding sequence ATGAGTTTTACGGGTTCATTAGCGCTGGCTGGTATTGGTGGTTTAGTGTACAAGTTTGGTGGGGGCCAATCGTATGAGAAACTGCCATATGTAAATACCCCATTCAATCAGTACTTGGATAAAGTTTACAAAAAGCATCTCAACAAAGTTATGAGCCGTACTAGGTACGTGCtaatgaactttttcaaggaCGCATTCACAGGAGGTGCGTTCATGTACCCGTTCAAGGGTTTTTTGGAGTTCAACACCAATAAGAGCAGTTATTCAACCACTATGCTCGGAATATTATCGGGTTACTTGATAATGTTTGCTCTAGTGAGCTTTGTCTACTGGGCTACGATTACACCAATGTACACGGCCTTTTTGATTGTGTTGGGTCCTATTGGGCTTTTCATTgctatttttcattcatttttaCAAGCAAAtgtttttactttattGTTTATGAGACTCAGTCATTTTAACAACCATTTGGTGGAGGTGTGCTTAGAAAAGAATGGTTTAGAGGAGGACTTTAGTGATAAGAAACCAATCAAGTACTACGTGCCCATCAACTCGATCTACTTCTGGGCTTATTATTTCCCATTCAAATTGGTCAAGTACATGTTGGGCCTAGCAGTTCTTTCCGTACTCTTGGttatatctttttttccactaGTCGGACCCATTCTTTTCcatattttgatttctcCCTTCATTACTCAAATTTACTTCACCAAAGTTTTACGTTTACAAAATTTCGACAACATACAAAGACGTGAGAATATCTATCTCCACGCTGGTCAATATGCCTCGTTTGGTTTCCTGGCAGGTTTGATCGAGTCTGTTCCCATTTTAGCGGGGTTTGCCATTTCCACGAATACTATTGGTAGCGTTTTATTTAACCTTGATCATCCAATGATTCCCGAAACTGTGGTTGAAACTCaagttgaaattgaagCAGTACCACAGGAGACCAATGAGCAAGTGAATcaataa
- the DEP1 gene encoding Rpd3L histone deacetylase complex subunit DEP1 (Component of the Rpd3L histone deacetylase complex~similar to YAL013W), whose amino-acid sequence MSQQTPQESEQITAKEQDIDQESVLSNIDFNTDLNHNLNLSEYCISSDAGTEKMDSDEEKSLANLPELNYAPKLSSLVKQETPTESLKRPHEDEKEVIDEAKKIKVPGENEDKRKEERNSEEVEEVIDGKEKSADARDEQGDEGDNEEENNEEENENENEHTAPPALVMPSPIEMEEQRMTALKEITDIEYKFAQLRQKLYDNQLVRLQTELQMCLEGSHPELQVYYSKIAAIRDYKLHRAYQRQKYELSCINTETMATRTFIHQDFHKKVTDLRARLLNRTTQTWYDINKERRDMDIVIPDVNYHVPIKLDNKTLSCITGYASAAQLRYPGEPVAEDLACESIEYRYRANPVDKLEVIVDRMRLNNEISDLEGLRKYFHSFPGAPELNPLRDSEINDDFHQWAQ is encoded by the coding sequence ATGAGTCAGCAAACACCACAGGAGAGCGAACAGATCACAGCGAAAGAACAAGACATCGATCAAGAGAGCGTATTGAGCAACATTGACTTCAATACGGATTTGAACcacaatttgaatttatcGGAATACTGCATATCCAGTGACGCAGGAACAGAGAAGATGGACAGCGACGAGGAGAAGTCGTTGGCCAATTTACCAGAGTTGAACTATGCGCCCAAGCTATCCAGTTTGGTGAAGCAAGAAACTCCCACCGAGAGTTTGAAAAGGCCACACGAAGATGAGAAAGAGGTGATAGATGAAGCCAAGAAGATCAAAGTGCCGGGGGAGAACGAGGACAAGAGGAAGGAAGAAAGGAATAGCGAAGAAGTGGAAGAAGTAATTGATGGCAAGGAGAAGAGCGCCGATGCCAGGGACGAGCAAGGGGACGAAGGTGATAACGAGGAGGAAAACAACGAGGAGGAGaatgaaaacgaaaacGAGCATACAGCACCGCCTGCATTGGTGATGCCCTCGCCAATAGAGATGGAGGAACAGAGAATGACTGCGTTGAAGGAAATCACCGACATCGAGTACAAGTTTGCGCAACTGCGCCAGAAACTATATGATAACCAATTGGTGCGGTTGCAAACGGAGCTGCAGATGTGTCTGGAAGGGTCACACCCAGAATTGCAGGTGTACTACTCGAAGATTGCCGCAATCCGCGATTATAAGCTACACAGAGCGTATCAGCGACAGAAATACGAGCTTTCATGCATCAACACAGAGACTATGGCTACCAGAACCTTTATCCACCAGGACTTCCACAAGAAGGTCACCGACCTGCGAGCCAGGCTGCTGAACAGAACCACGCAGACTTGGTACGACATCAACAAGGAACGGCGCGACATGGACATCGTCATCCCAGATGTCAATTACCACGTTCCCATCAAACTTGATAACAAGACACTGAGCTGCATCACGGGCTACGCCAGCGCAGCGCAGCTGCGCTACCCTGGCGAGCCCGTGGCAGAGGACCTCGCTTGCGAAAGCATCGAGTACCGCTACAGAGCCAACCCGGTTGATAAACTCGAAGTTATTGTGGACCGAATGAGGCTCAATAACGAGATTAGCGACCTTGAAGGTCTGCGCAAATACTTCCACTCCTTCCCAGGTGCTCCCGAGTTGAACCCGCTTAGAGACTCCGAAATCAACGACGACTTCCACCAGTGGGCCCAGTGA
- the TPD3 gene encoding protein phosphatase 2A structural subunit TPD3 (Regulatory subunit A of the heterotrimeric PP2A complex~similar to YAL016W), whose amino-acid sequence MSGARSTTAGAVPSAATTSTTSNIKDSDSNESLYPLALLMDELKHDDIANRVEAMKKLDTIALALGPERTRTELIPFLTEVAQDDEDEVFAVLAEQLGKFVPYIGGPQYATILLPVLEILASAEETLVREKAVDSLNNVAQELSQEQLFSDFVPLIEHLATADWFSSKVSACGLFKSVIVRIKDDSLRKNILALYLQLAQDDTPMVKRAVGKNLPILIDLLTQNLGLSTDEDWDYISNIFQKIINDNQDSVKFLAVDCLISILKFFNAKGDESHTQDLLNSAVKLIGDEAWRVRYMAADRFSDLASQFSSNQAYIDELIQPFLNLCEDNEGDVREAVAKQVSGFAKFLNDPSIILNKILPAVQNLSMDESETVRSALASKITNIVLLLNKDQVINNFLPILLNMLRDEFPDVRLNIIASLKVVNDVIGIELLSDSLLPAITELAKDVNWRVRMAIIEYIPILAEQLGMQFFDQQLSDLCLSWLWDTVYSIREAAVNNLKRLTEIFGSDWCRDEIISRLLKFDLQLLENFVSRFTVLSALTTLVPVVSLDVVTEQLLPFISHLADDGVPNIRFNVAKSYAVIVKALIKDEAKYDALIKNTILPSLQTLCQDEDVDVKYFAKESLAECQQLLKN is encoded by the coding sequence ATGTCAGGAGCAAGATCAACAACGGCAGGTGCCGTGCCCTCGGCAGCAACAACATCAACAACATCGAACATTAAGGATTCGGACTCTAACGAGTCTCTATATCCCTTGGCTTTGCTAATGGATGAGTTGAAACACGATGATATTGCTAATAGAGTGGAAgcgatgaaaaaattagataCCATTGCATTGGCTCTCGGTCCtgaaagaacaagaacCGAGCTGATTCCCTTTTTAACGGAAGTCGCgcaagatgatgaagacgagGTGTTTGCCGTCCTAGCCGAACAGCTAGGAAAATTTGTCCCCTACATTGGTGGTCCTCAATACGCCACGATCCTATTGCCAGTATTGGAAATTTTGGCGTCCGCAGAAGAAACCTTGGTTAGAGAAAAGGCCGTAGATTCTCTGAATAATGTGGCCCAAGAGCTGTCTCAAGAACAATTATTTAGTGATTTCGTTCCCTTAATTGAACATTTGGCTACTGCAGATTGGTTctcttcaaaagtttctGCTTGTGGACTTTTCAAGTCTGTTATCGTAAGAATCAAAGATGATTCATTGAGAAAAAACATTCTGGCCTTATACTTACAACTCGCTCAAGATGATACTCCAATGGTGAAAAGAGCCGTCGGTAAAAACCTACCCATCTTGATCGATCTGTTGACTCAAAATTTAGGGCTATCTACAGATGAAGATTGGGATTATATTTCTAATATCTTCCAAAAGATCATTAACGATAATCAAGATTCTGTCAAATTTCTGGCAGTGGATTGTCTAATTTctatcttgaaattttttaacgCTAAAGGTGACGAGTCTCACACTCAAGATTTATTGAATTCTGCGGTAAAGTTAATTGGTGACGAAGCATGGAGGGTACGTTACATGGCTGCGGATAGATTTTCTGATTTAGCCTCGCAATTCAGTTCCAACCAAGCATATATCGATGAATTAATACAACCATTTTTGAACCTTTGTGAGGACAACGAAGGAGATGTGAGAGAAGCTGTGGCCAAACAAGTATCTGGATTTGCCAAGTTCCTAAATGATCCTTCCATTATATTGAATAAGATCTTACCTGCTGTGCAGAATTTAAGTATGGACGAAAGCGAAACGGTGAGATCTGCTTTGGCCTCTAAAATTACAAACATTGTATTGCTGTTGAATAAAGACCAAGTCATtaacaattttcttccgATTTTACTGAATATGTTAAGAGATGAGTTCCCCGACGTTCGTTTAAATATCATTGCCAGCTTGAAGGTTGTCAATGACGTAATAGGAATTGAGCTATTGTCAGACTCTTTGTTACCAGCCATAACTGAATTAGCCAAGGATGTGAACTGGAGAGTTAGAATGGCCATAATCGAATACATTCCTATTCTGGCAGAACAATTAGGCatgcaattttttgatcaaCAGTTGAGCGATTTGTGTCTTTCATGGTTATGGGATACTGTTTATTCCATCAGAGAAGCGGCAGTgaataatttaaaaagaTTAACTGAAATATTTGGCTCAGATTGGTGTCGTGATGAAATCATTTCAAGACTGCTCAAATTTGATCTACAATTACTGGAAAATTTTGTCTCCAGGTTCACAGTACTATCTGCTCTAACTACTTTGGTGCCTGTGGTATCGTTAGATGTCGTTACAGAACAACTCTTACCCTTCATTTCTCACTTGGCCGATGACGGCGTTCCAAATATTAGATTTAATGTGGCCAAATCCTACGCTGTGATAGTTAAGGCTCTAATTAAGGATGAGGCCAAATATGATGCATTAATTAAGAACACGATTTTACCTTCTTTGCAAACGTTGTGTCAGGACGAAGATGTTGATGTAAAATACTTCGCTAAGGAAAGTTTGGCAGAATGCCAAcaacttttaaaaaattga
- the PSK1 gene encoding serine/threonine protein kinase PSK1 (PAS domain-containing serine/threonine protein kinase~similar to YAL017W): MPYIGASNLSEHSFVNLKEKHAITHKGTGSSAASLQTPPSPDQENHIDNELRNYDTSLSDISTPNKNEGDEFEQSLRDTFASFRKTKPPPPLDFEQPRLPSTASSSIDSTVSSPLTDEDIKELEFLPNESTHSYSYNPLSPNSLAVRLRILKRSLEIIIQNPSMLLEPTPDDLPPLKEFAGRRRSLPRTSASANHLMNRNKSQIWNTTSATLNAFVNNTSSSPAASSALSSKKMGTPVFPNLDPTHSQTFHRANSLAYLPSILPEQDLQLKRNSSLFRGDYGNSISPERPSFRQPFKDQTSSLRNSSLLNDRTYQEEETFLPHHGPSIDLLNEQRANLKSLLNLLNETLEKNTSERASDLHMISLFNLNKLMLGDPKKNNSERDKRTEKLKKILLDSLAEPFFEHYNFIEDNPIGDTDELKEEIDEFTGSGDTTAITDIRPQQDYGRILRTFTSTKNSAPQAIFTCNQENPWQFRAANDLACLVFGISQNAIRALTLMDLIHTDSRNFVLHKLLSTEGQEMVFTGEIIGIVQPETLSSSKVVWASFWAKRKNGLLVCVFEKVPCDYVDVLLNLDDFSVESIVDKCELLSDGPTLSSSSTLSLPKMASSPNGSKLEYSLERKVLEKSYSKPTLTDDRNGDENQFDGDSQSESSLSLSPVRTKKSVKFANDIKDVKNISQSLAKLMDDVRNGVVFDPDDDLLPMPIKVCNHINETRYFTLNHLSYNIPCAVSSTVLEDELKLKIHSLPYQAGLFIVDSHTLDIVSSNKSILKNMFGYHFAELVGKSITEIIPSFPKFLQFINDKYPALDITLHKNKGLVLTEHFFRKIQAEIMGDRKSFYTSVGIDGLHRDGCEIKIDFQLRVMNSKVILLWVTHSRDVVFEEYNTNPSQLKMLKESELSLMSSASSSASSSKKSSARISTGALKDMSNLSTYEDLGHRTNKLKYEIGGESTAHSESTLSEQDQAPLEDEKDSGEIILADPEMKHKLELAKIYSRDKSQFVKEGNFKVDEDLIISKISLSPSSESLADSKSSGKGLSPLEEETLIDRNATENGLAKTPKDEDGIIMTKKRGNQPVSTFLRTPEKNIGAQKHTKKFSDFVGLQKMGEGAYGKVNLCIHKKNRYIVVIKMIFKERILVDTWVRDRKLGTIPSEIQIMATLNKNPHENILRLLDFFEDDDYYYIETPVHGETGCIDLFDLIEFKTNMTEFEAKLIFKQVVAGIKHLHDQGIVHRDIKDENVIVDSKGFVKIIDFGSAAYVKSGPFDVFVGTIDYAAPEVLSGNPYEGQPQDIWAIGILLYTVVFKENPFYNIDEILEGDLKFNNAEEVSEDCIELIKSILNRCVPKRPTIDDINNDKWLVI, encoded by the coding sequence atgCCTTACATCGGTGCTTCCAACCTCTCAGAACATTCATTTGtcaatttgaaagaaaaacatgCGATTACACATAAAGGTACTGGTAGTTCTGCAGCATCATTGCAGACACCACCGAGCCCCGATCAAGAGAACCATATTGACAATGAGTTAAGGAATTACGATACGTCTTTAAGCGACATTTCAACCCCGAATAAAAACGAAGGTGATGAGTTCGAGCAGAGTTTAAGGGATACATTTGCCAGCTTCCGCAAGACTAAACCACCACCTCCTTTAGATTTTGAACAACCGCGACTTCCTTCCACGGCGTCTTCATCCATCGATTCAACTGTATCTTCGCCGTTGACGGATGAAGACATAAAGGAGTTAGAATTTCTTCCGAATGAATCAACTCATTCTTACTCGTATAATCCACTTTCGCCAAATTCTCTGGCAGTCAGATtgagaattttgaagagaTCGCTGGAAATTATAATACAAAACCCAAGTATGCTACTTGAGCCTACTCCAGATGATTTACCTCCTTTGAAAGAGTTTGCAGGCCGTAGGAGAAGCTTGCCAAGGACATCAGCCTCCGCGAACCATTTGATGAATAGGAATAAGAGCCAAATCTGGAATACCACTTCCGCTACTTTAAATGCATTTGTAAATAATacctcttcttctccaGCAGCATCTTCTGCTTTATCCAGCAAAAAAATGGGCACCCCAGTTTTCCCTAATTTGGATCCAACACATTCTCAAACATTCCATAGAGCCAATTCATTGGCTTATTTACCGTCTATCTTACCCGAGCAAGATCTACAGCTTAAACGTAATAGTTCTTTATTTCGTGGCGACTATGGAAACAGTATAAGCCCTGAAAGGCCAAGTTTTAGGCAACCGTTCAAGGATCAAACTAGTAGCCTTCGCAATAGCAGTTTACTCAATGACAGGACttatcaagaagaagaaacctTTTTACCGCACCATGGACCTTCTATTGACCTATTGAATGAGCAAAGAGCGAACTTGAAAAGTCTTCTGAATTTACTAAACGAAACATTGGAGAAAAACACTTCCGAAAGAGCATCGGATCTTCATATGATATCGCTATTCAATTTGAATAAATTGATGCTTGGAGAtcccaagaaaaataattcGGAACGCGATAAAAGAACTGAAaagctgaagaaaattttgctGGATAGTCTTGCAGAACCATTTTTTGAGCACTATAATTTTATCGAAGATAATCCGATCGGAGATACAGATGAACTCAAGGAGGAAATCGATGAATTTACGGGTTCTGGAGACACGACGGCGATAACAGATATACGGCCGCAACAGGACTATGGTCGAATATTGAGGACATTCACCTCTACCAAGAATTCCGCCCCACAGGCAATTTTTACATGCAATCAAGAGAACCCTTGGCAATTCAGAGCTGCAAATGACCTAGCGTGCTTAGTATTCGGTATCTCGCAGAATGCCATTCGTGCCTTAACTTTAATGGATTTAATTCACACAGATAGCAGAAATTTTGTTTTACACAAACTGCTATCTACCGAGGGTCAGGAAATGGTTTTCACGGGCGAAATTATTGGTATTGTTCAACCAGAAACACTTAGCTCATCTAAAGTAGTATGGGCATCGTTTTGggcaaaaagaaagaacgGCTTATTAGTTTGTGTTTTCGAAAAAGTTCCTTGCGACTATGTTGATGTGCTTTTAAACCTGGATGATTTTAGTGTCGAAAGCATTGTAGACAAATGTGAGTTATTATCAGATGGACCCACATTGTCTTCCTCTTCTACTTTATCGCTACCTAAGATGGCCTCTTCACCAAACGGTAGTAAGTTGGAGTATTCTTTGGAAAGGAAGGTCCTTGAAAAGAGTTATTCAAAGCCCACTTTAACTGATGATCGCAACGGCGATGAAAATCAATTTGATGGAGATAGTCAATCTGAATCATCACTGTCATTATCACCAGTGAGGACGAAAAAAAGTGTAAAATTCGCAAATGATATTAAAGATGTTAAGAATATAAGCCAATCGTTAGCTAAATTAATGGATGATGTGAGGAATGGGGTAGTATTTGATCCCGATGATGATCTCTTGCCTATGCCCATCAAAGTTTGCAACCACATTAATGAAACGAGATATTTTACTTTAAATCATCTATCTTATAATATTCCATGCGCAGTATCCTCTACTGTCTTGGAGGATGAgttaaaattgaaaattcatAGTTTACCTTACCAGGCGGGTTTATTTATTGTGGATTCGCATACTCTAGATATTGTGAGTTCCAATAAGTCTATTCTGAAAAACATGTTTGGTTATCATTTCGCTGAGCTCGTAGGAAAATCCATCACTGAAATAATTCCatcatttccaaaatttctgCAATTTATCAACGACAAATATCCCGCATTAGATATTACACTTCATAAGAATAAAGGTCTGGTATTAACAGAACATTTTTTTAGGAAAATTCAGGCAGAGATTATGGGTGATCGTAAGAGCTTTTATACGTCGGTAGGTATTGATGGGCTTCATAGGGATGGCTGTGAAATCAAGATTGATTTCCAACTACGTGTCATGAATTCTAAAGTGATTTTACTTTGGGTTACACATTCAAGAGACGTCGTGTTCGAAGaatataatactaatcCGTCACAATTGAAGATGTTGAAAGAGAGCGAATTAAGTCTGATGAGCAGTGCAAGTAGTTCTGCCAGctcttccaaaaaatccTCGGCTCGGATATCTACTGGGGCGTTGAAGGACATGAGTAATCTGTCAACGTATGAGGATTTAGGCCACCGGACGAATAAGCTTAAATATGAAATTGGGGGGGAATCGACAGCTCATTCCGAATCAACTTTGTCTGAACAGGACCAAGCTCCCTTGGAAGACGAAAAGGATAGCGGTGAAATAATACTTGCTGATCCTGAAATGAAGCACAAATTAGAATTGGCCAAGATTTACTCAAGAGATAAATCCCAATTTGtgaaagaaggaaatttcaaagttgACGAAGATTTGATTATTAGCAAAATTTCACTATCTCCAAGCTCTGAATCATTGGCAGACTCTAAAAGTTCTGGGAAAGGACTCTCCCCACTTGAAGAGGAAACGTTAATTGATAGGAACGCTACAGAAAACGGATTAGCGAAAACACCGAAAGACGAAGACGGCATCATAATGACTAAGAAGCGAGGAAACCAACCTGTTAGTACTTTCCTGCGCACCCCCGAAAAGAACATCGGTGCCCAAAAGCACACTAAGAAGTTTTCGGATTTTGTAGGTCTGCAAAAAATGGGCGAAGGTGCATATGGTAAAGTCAACCTATGTATTCATAAGAAGAATAGATATATCGTGGTGATCAAGATGAtctttaaagaaagaattcTTGTCGATACATGGGTTAGAGATAGGAAGTTAGGTACTATACCTTCTGAGATTCAAATTATGGCCACGTTGAACAAAAACCCCCATGAGAATATTTTACGGTTActagatttttttgaagacgATGACTACTATTATATCGAGACCCCCGTACATGGCGAAACAGGATGCATAGATCTTTTCGATCTGATTGAATTTAAAACCAACATGACAGAATTTGAGGCCAAGTTGATATTCAAGCAGGTAGTCGCGGGAATAAAACATCTACATGATCAAGGTATTGTTCACAGAGATATCAAGGACGAGAATGTTATCGTAGATTCCAAAGGTTTCGTCAAGATTATCGATTTTGGATCTGCTGCGTACGTCAAAAGCGGACCGTTTGACGTTTTCGTTGGGACAATAGATTATGCTGCCCCTGAAGTCTTGAGTGGGAATCCTTATGAGGGCCAACCACAGGATATTTGGGCTATCGGTATTCTATTGTATACCGTGGTCTTCAAAGAGAACCCCTTCTACAATATAGATGAAATATTGGAAGGTGATCTGAAATTCAACAACGCGGAGGAAGTTAGTGAAGACTGCATTGAGCTCATCAAGAGCATTCTGAACCGTTGCGTACCGAAGAGGCCCACCATAGACGATATAAATAATGACAAATGGTTGGTTATTTAA
- the SYN8 gene encoding syntaxin (Endosomal SNARE related to mammalian syntaxin 8~similar to YAL014C) has translation MDVLKLGYELDQLSDLVEERTRLVSVLNLAPTSNDNVALKRQLSSILELLQKCASDGTLISRYNTILDRIPDTAIDKELYRFQESVASNADEVSRDSLKKVRFKNDEELTVMYKDDDEQDEESPLPSTHVPYKDEPSQSQSQPQPIVSNQELFINQQQQLLEQDSHLGTLSQSIGRTHDISMDLNNEIVSQNDSLLVDLENLIDNNGRNLNRASRSMHGFNNSRFKDNGNCLIILVLIVVLLLLLLVL, from the coding sequence ATGGATGTGTTGAAGCTGGGTTATGAACTGGACCAGCTCTCTGATCTGGTCgaagaaagaacaagacTAGTGTCGGTGTTGAACCTCGCCCCGACCTCAAACGATAACGTTGCTTTGAAACGACAATTGAGCTCAATACTGGAGTTGTTACAGAAGTGTGCATCCGATGGCACGCTGATTTCCCGGTACAATACCATACTGGATAGAATTCCTGATACGGCGATTGACAAGGAGCTGTACAGATTCCAAGAGTCGGTGGCAAGCAATGCTGATGAGGTGTCCAGAGactctttgaaaaaagtgcGGTTCAAGAACGATGAAGAGCTTACGGTCATGTATAAGGATGACGATGAACAGGACGAGGAGTCGCCGCTACCTTCCACGCATGTTCCATACAAGGATGAACCATCGCAGTCGCAGTCACAGCCGCAACCCATTGTCTCCAATCAAGAACTGTTTATCAaccagcagcagcagctgTTAGAGCAGGATTCTCACTTGGGCACACTGTCTCAGTCTATTGGGAGGACCCATGACATTTCCATGGACCTCAATAATGAAATCGTTTCTCAAAACGACTCGTTGCTGGTGGATTTGGAGAACTTGATTGATAATAATGGTAGAAATTTGAACAGGGCTTCTCGGTCCATGCATGGCTTTAACAATTCTAGGTTTAAGGATAATGGTAACTGTCTAATCATCCTCGTGCTGATAGTGGTGCTCCTGTTGCTTCTATTGGTGCTATAA